The following coding sequences are from one Rutidosis leptorrhynchoides isolate AG116_Rl617_1_P2 chromosome 11, CSIRO_AGI_Rlap_v1, whole genome shotgun sequence window:
- the LOC139874448 gene encoding uncharacterized protein: MLESRKEASVADRILHVNSTSIGNWEWSRTPSGRAMDELAELNNLLSSVTISDRPDSWKFSLDTSGIFTTSSMSNLINTLKYGINSRNLSLPRNKYVPQKVFIFSWKVIQQKIPVRSELDKKGIDLHTILCPLCDNHIETVDHALINCQKVSSIWIQILDWWNQNISTISNINEAIISDQGFSLNPIGSSLWQATKWIACYILWKHRNQKVFSGKIWNPAMIISEIQSQSFSWISNRSRKKTSIAWHQWLLNPSFYVASPPIRTGIG, from the coding sequence ATGTTAGAATCTCGTAAAGAAGCATCTGTTGCCGATAGAATTCTGCATGTTAATTCCACTTCGATCGGAAACTGGGAATGGTCACGGACTCCTAGTGGCCGTGCAATGGATGAACTTGCGGAACTCAATAATCTATTATCTTCAGTAACTATCTCGGATCGCCCGGATTCATGGAAATTTTCCCTTGACACATCTGGCATCTTCACTACATCATCAATGTCAAACCTGATCAATACGCTTAAATATGGCATCAACTCTAGAAATCTATCATTACCCCGTAACAAATATGTCCCACAAAAGGTATTCATATTCTCCTGGAAAGTCATTCAACAAAAAATCCCTGTCAGAAGTGAACTTGATAAAAAAGGAATTGACCTTCACACCATCTTATGTCCATTATGCGATAATCACATCGAAACCGTTGACCATGCGTTGATAAACTGTCAAAAAGTGTCTTCAATTTGGATACAAATACTCGATTGGTGGAATCAAAATATCTCAACAATTTCTAACATCAATGAAGCAATCATCTCCGATCAAGGCTTCTCACTTAACCCTATTGGATCTTCCTTATGGCAAGCTACTAAGTGGATTGCGTGCTACATTTTATGGAAACATAGAAATCAAAAAGTCTTTTCAGGAAAAATATGGAACCCGGCAATGATAATCTCCGAGATTCAATCCCAAAGCTTTAGTTGGATCTCAAACCGTTCGCGAAAAAAAACATCAATCGCCTGGCATCAATGGCTCCTCAACCCTTCTTTCTACGTGGCATCTCCTCCAATTCGCACTGGAATCGGCTAA
- the LOC139874449 gene encoding uncharacterized protein yields MIIPLNPSGGNSDFKFVQKDSVGASGGILTIWDTNTFSVNNAIEGEFFLAICGSWAGHDSEIAFINVYGPHSNAKKLRLWNELSSFINSLNIPHIVFGDFNEVRNKTECMNSEYNQLWADNFNNFINNLGLIDLPLGGKRFTRICEKTMKFSKLDRFLVYDGIFTIWPNTSSKTLDRDLSDHCPIILRNNLIDSGPKPIRVFDAWLDLKDADYVVERAWSIPTIGNRPDCIFRNKLKNVKLELKKHSNLLDNIDSQIREHLSKCYNWEQTAETRPLSETEKQKWLDEKMQYITKEKKKINMLKQKSRIKWALEGDENSKYFHNYIKRRTNKNNIHGLSINGTWSEDPNQIKLEAYSYFNNIFQSKHLCDECPFDNVSHIEYITPLDNQILESKFNEN; encoded by the coding sequence ATGATAATACCATTGAATCCTTCTGGGGGAAATTCTGATTTTAAATTCGTCCAAAAGGACTCGGTTGGTGCTTCCGGTGGTATCTTAACTATTTGGGATACCAATACCTTCTCCGTTAACAACGCTATAGAGGGTGAATTCTTTTTAGCAATATGCGGGTCATGGGCGGGTCATGACTCTGAAATTGCATTCATTAATGTATATGGCCCTCACTCCAACGCGAAAAAATTAAGACTCTGGAACGAACTTTCATCCTTCATTAATTCTCTTAACATTCCTCACATTGTTTTTGGAGATTTCAATGAAGTAAGAAATAAAACAGAATGTATGAATTCGGAATATAACCAACTTTGGGCGGATAACTTTAATAACTTCATTAACAATTTAGGATTAATCGATCTCCCATTAGGTGGTAAAAGGTTCACACGGATATGCGAAAAAACAATGAAATTTAGTAAGCTAGATCGATTTCTTGTTTATGACGGTATTTTCACAATCTGGCCCAACACATCATCCAAAACTCTAGATCGTGACCTTTCTGATCATTGCCCCATCATCCTAAGAAATAATCTTATAGATTCTGGCCCTAAACCTATTCGCGTGTTTGACGCATGGCTTGATCTAAAAGATGCTGATTATGTAGTGGAAAGGGCTTGGTCGATCCCAACTATTGGTAATAGACCTGATTGCATCTTCCGTAATAAATTAAAAAACGTTAAATTGGAACTTAAAAAACATAGTAATCTACTCGATAACATTGATTCACAAATTCGAGAACACTTATCCAAATGTTATAATTGGGAACAAACCGCAGAAACCAGACCATTATCcgaaacagaaaaacaaaaatggCTTGATGAAAAAATGCAATATATCActaaagaaaaaaagaaaattaacatgcttaaacaaaaatcaaGAATTAAATGGGCACTCGAGGGTGATGAAAATTCAAAATACTTCCACAATTATATTAAACGAAGAACAAATAAaaataatatccacggtttgtcaaTTAACGGTACATGGTCCGAAGATCCTAATCAAATTAAACTAGAAGCATACTCATACTTTAACAACATCTTCCAATCCAAACACCTCTGTGATGAATGCCCTTTTGATAATGTTTCACATATCGAATACATCACCCCGCTGGACAACCAAATCTTAGAATCTAAATTTAACGAAAATTAA
- the LOC139876288 gene encoding phosphoinositide phospholipase C 4-like isoform X1: MGSYRVCCCFTRKFKVTEADPPDDVRQAFNKYSDGGIHMTVEQLMKFINECNGGTVSFLEVERMVENVLHKRHPIRSLINSKSFTLQDFHHYLFTSELNPPIESKVHQDMNAPLSHYFIYTGHNSYLTGNQLSSPCSEVPIIKALKRGVRVIELDLWPNSSKDDVHVLHGRTLTTPVDLLRCLRSIKEHAFTASPYPVIITLEDHLTPDLQAKVAPMVTETFGDMLFCPKSGKLKELPTPESLKYRILISTKPPKEYLEAEEDKRTGSRRAKETTDDDDDVWGESSRAMSYRNKNDKYESYESDNDLDIEDCEDEVMKSDLCPAYKSLIAIHAGKPKGGMDDALKVEKDNVRRLSLSEQALEKAAERHQQDIVRFTQKNILRIYPKGTRFTSSNYKPLVGWLHGAQMVAFNMQGYGRSLWLMHGMFRANGGCGYVKKPDFLMTSEPNNEVFDLKAKIEIKLTLKVKIYMGDGWHLDFKKTHFDTFSPPDFYTRVGISGAPADEIMKKTKTIEDDWTPVWDEEFTFQLTLPEIALLRIEVHEYDMSEKDDFAGQTCLPVSELRPGIHAVPLCNRKGDPYTAARLLMRFAFTSNVS; this comes from the exons ATGGGAAGTTACAGAGTATGTTGTTGTTTTACTCGAAAATTCAAAGTTACAGAAGCCGATCCACCCGATGATGTTCGCCAAGCGTTTAATAAGTATTCTGATGGTGGAATTCATATGACGGTTGAACAGTTGATGAAGTTTATTAATGAGTGTAATGGGGGAACGGTGTCGTTTTTGGAAGTTGAACGGATGGTTGAAAATGTTCTTCATAAAAGGCATCCGATTAGGTCGTTGATTAATAGCAAGAGTTTTACTTTACAGGATTTTCATCATTATTTGTTTACTTCTGAACTTAATCCTCCTATTGAATCTAAG GTTCATCAAGATATGAATGCTCCTTTATCTCATTATTTTATCTACACGGGCCATAATTCGTACTTAACTGGAAACCAGTTAAGTAGCCCTTGCAGTGAAGTCCCGATCATCAAAGCGCTGAAACGCGGTGTAAGGGTAATAGAACTTGATTTATGGCCGAATTCATCTAAAGATGATGTGCACGTTCTTCATGGAAG GACATTGACAACGCCCGTAGATCTGTTACGATGCTTGAGATCGATTAAAGAACACGCTTTCACAGCTTCTCCTTATCCGGTCATCATAACGCTCGAAGACCATCTTACACCCGATCTTCAAGCAAAGGTGGCTCCG ATGGTTACCGAAACGTTTGGGGATATGCTATTTTGTCCTAAGTCGGGTAAATTAAAAGAGTTACCGACACCCGAAAGCTTGAAGTATCGAATATTAATTTCGACAAAACCTCCAAAGGAGTACCTTGAAGCCGAAGAGGACAAACGTACAGGATCACGAAGGGCTAAAGAGACcaccgatgatgatgatgatgtttggggTGAGTCATCAAGGGCCATGTCATACAGAAACAAAAACGATAAG TATGAAAGCTATGAAAGTGACAATGATCTTGATATTGAAGATTGTGAAGATGAAGTAATGAAATCTGATTTATGTCCTGCTTACAAAAGTTTGATTGCTATTCATGCTGGAAAACCTAAAGGTGGAATGGATGATGCGTTAAAAGTAGAAAAGGATAACGTTCGACGTCTAAGTTTGTCAGAACAAGCATTAGAAAAAGCTGCAGAACGACATCAACAGGATATAGTAAG GTTTACTCAGAAGAACATTTTGAGGATATATCCGAAAGGCACTCGTTTTACCTCTTCCAATTATAAGCCACTAGTCGGTTGGCTACATGGTGCTCAGATGGTTGCATTTAACATGCAG GGATATGGTAGATCACTGTGGTTGATGCATGGAATGTTTAGAGCCAACGGAGGTTGCGGTTATGTGAAAAAGCCAGATTTTTTAATGACAAGCGAACCCAATAATGAGGTGTTCGATCTCAAAGCGAAGATTGAAATCAAGTTGACTTTGAAG GTGAAAATATATATGGGAGATGGATGGCATCTGGATTTCaagaaaacccattttgacactttctcTCCACCAGATTTCTACACAAGG GTAGGTATATCTGGAGCACCTGctgatgaaataatgaaaaagacgaagacAATAGAGGACGACTGGACACCTGTTTGGGACGAAGAATTCACATTTCAGTTGACGCTTCCTGAAATCGCGTTACTTAGAATTGAAGTACATGAATATGACATGTCCGAAAAAGATGATTTTGCAGGTCAAACTTGTCTTCCTGTTTCCGAGTTAAGGCCTGGAATTCATGCAGTTCCATTATGTAACCGTAAAGGGGATCCTTATACCGCAGCAAGACTACTCATGCGGTTTGCGTTTACGTCCAACGTGTCCTGA
- the LOC139876288 gene encoding phosphoinositide phospholipase C 4-like isoform X2: MGSYRVCCCFTRKFKVTEADPPDDVRQAFNKYSDGGIHMTVEQLMKFINECNGGTVSFLEVERMVENVLHKRHPIRSLINSKSFTLQDFHHYLFTSELNPPIESKVHQDMNAPLSHYFIYTGHNSYLTGNQLSSPCSEVPIIKALKRGVRVIELDLWPNSSKDDVHVLHGRTLTTPVDLLRCLRSIKEHAFTASPYPVIITLEDHLTPDLQAKVAPMVTETFGDMLFCPKSGKLKELPTPESLKYRILISTKPPKEYLEAEEDKRTGSRRAKETTDDDDDVWGESSRAMSYRNKNDKYESYESDNDLDIEDCEDEVMKSDLCPAYKSLIAIHAGKPKGGMDDALKVEKDNVRRLSLSEQALEKAAERHQQDIVRFTQKNILRIYPKGTRFTSSNYKPLVGWLHGAQMVAFNMQGYGRSLWLMHGMFRANGGCGYVKKPDFLMTSEPNNEVFDLKAKIEIKLTLKVKIYMGDGWHLDFKKTHFDTFSPPDFYTRVYLEHLLMK, translated from the exons ATGGGAAGTTACAGAGTATGTTGTTGTTTTACTCGAAAATTCAAAGTTACAGAAGCCGATCCACCCGATGATGTTCGCCAAGCGTTTAATAAGTATTCTGATGGTGGAATTCATATGACGGTTGAACAGTTGATGAAGTTTATTAATGAGTGTAATGGGGGAACGGTGTCGTTTTTGGAAGTTGAACGGATGGTTGAAAATGTTCTTCATAAAAGGCATCCGATTAGGTCGTTGATTAATAGCAAGAGTTTTACTTTACAGGATTTTCATCATTATTTGTTTACTTCTGAACTTAATCCTCCTATTGAATCTAAG GTTCATCAAGATATGAATGCTCCTTTATCTCATTATTTTATCTACACGGGCCATAATTCGTACTTAACTGGAAACCAGTTAAGTAGCCCTTGCAGTGAAGTCCCGATCATCAAAGCGCTGAAACGCGGTGTAAGGGTAATAGAACTTGATTTATGGCCGAATTCATCTAAAGATGATGTGCACGTTCTTCATGGAAG GACATTGACAACGCCCGTAGATCTGTTACGATGCTTGAGATCGATTAAAGAACACGCTTTCACAGCTTCTCCTTATCCGGTCATCATAACGCTCGAAGACCATCTTACACCCGATCTTCAAGCAAAGGTGGCTCCG ATGGTTACCGAAACGTTTGGGGATATGCTATTTTGTCCTAAGTCGGGTAAATTAAAAGAGTTACCGACACCCGAAAGCTTGAAGTATCGAATATTAATTTCGACAAAACCTCCAAAGGAGTACCTTGAAGCCGAAGAGGACAAACGTACAGGATCACGAAGGGCTAAAGAGACcaccgatgatgatgatgatgtttggggTGAGTCATCAAGGGCCATGTCATACAGAAACAAAAACGATAAG TATGAAAGCTATGAAAGTGACAATGATCTTGATATTGAAGATTGTGAAGATGAAGTAATGAAATCTGATTTATGTCCTGCTTACAAAAGTTTGATTGCTATTCATGCTGGAAAACCTAAAGGTGGAATGGATGATGCGTTAAAAGTAGAAAAGGATAACGTTCGACGTCTAAGTTTGTCAGAACAAGCATTAGAAAAAGCTGCAGAACGACATCAACAGGATATAGTAAG GTTTACTCAGAAGAACATTTTGAGGATATATCCGAAAGGCACTCGTTTTACCTCTTCCAATTATAAGCCACTAGTCGGTTGGCTACATGGTGCTCAGATGGTTGCATTTAACATGCAG GGATATGGTAGATCACTGTGGTTGATGCATGGAATGTTTAGAGCCAACGGAGGTTGCGGTTATGTGAAAAAGCCAGATTTTTTAATGACAAGCGAACCCAATAATGAGGTGTTCGATCTCAAAGCGAAGATTGAAATCAAGTTGACTTTGAAG GTGAAAATATATATGGGAGATGGATGGCATCTGGATTTCaagaaaacccattttgacactttctcTCCACCAGATTTCTACACAAGG GTATATCTGGAGCACCTGctgatgaaataa